Proteins encoded together in one Streptomyces sp. NA04227 window:
- a CDS encoding thiamine-phosphate kinase, whose protein sequence is MKGTVGELGEFGLIRELTSRLTTTPAVRLGPGDDAAVVAAPDRRVVASTDILLEGRHFRRDWSTAYDVGRKAAAQNLADIAAMGAVPTALLLGLIVPAQLPATWPSELMDGLRDECQVAGAAVVGGDLVRGDTITVAITALGDMRNQEPVTRAGAQPGDLVAVTGWLGWSAAGHAVLSRGFRSPRAFVEAHRRPEPPYHAGPAAASLGATAMTDVSDGLIADLGHIAEASKVRIDIRSGAVDVPSQMNDIGQAVGVDPLQWVLTGGEDHAIVATFPPDVKLPARWTVIGEVQNLSALPRVTVDGAPWTKKGGWDHFGDIES, encoded by the coding sequence GTGAAGGGAACCGTGGGCGAGTTGGGGGAGTTCGGGCTCATCAGGGAGCTCACTTCCCGGCTCACCACCACCCCGGCGGTCCGGCTGGGACCGGGCGACGACGCCGCGGTGGTCGCCGCGCCGGACCGCAGGGTCGTGGCGAGCACGGACATCCTGCTGGAAGGGCGGCACTTCCGCCGTGACTGGTCCACCGCCTACGACGTGGGACGGAAGGCCGCCGCACAGAACCTCGCGGACATCGCCGCGATGGGCGCGGTGCCGACCGCACTGCTGCTCGGTCTCATCGTTCCGGCCCAACTCCCGGCCACCTGGCCCTCGGAGCTGATGGACGGACTGCGCGACGAGTGCCAGGTGGCCGGAGCCGCGGTGGTCGGCGGTGATCTGGTACGCGGGGACACCATCACGGTCGCCATCACCGCACTGGGCGACATGCGCAACCAGGAGCCGGTGACCCGCGCGGGCGCACAGCCCGGCGATCTGGTCGCCGTCACCGGCTGGCTCGGCTGGTCCGCGGCCGGGCACGCGGTGCTCTCCCGCGGCTTCCGCTCGCCGCGCGCCTTCGTGGAGGCCCACCGCCGCCCGGAACCGCCGTACCACGCGGGCCCCGCGGCCGCCTCGCTCGGCGCCACCGCGATGACGGACGTGAGCGACGGACTCATCGCCGACCTCGGGCACATCGCCGAGGCCAGCAAGGTACGGATCGACATCCGCTCCGGTGCGGTGGACGTCCCCTCGCAGATGAACGACATCGGTCAGGCGGTGGGCGTCGACCCGCTCCAGTGGGTGCTCACCGGCGGCGAGGACCACGCCATCGTCGCGACCTTCCCGCCCGACGTGAAACTCCCCGCGCGCTGGACCGTCATAGGCGAGGTGCAGAACCTCTCGGCACTGCCCCGGGTCACGGTGGACGGCGCGCCGTGGACCAAGAAGGGCGGCTGGGACCACTTCGGGGACATCGAGTCGTGA
- the thiD gene encoding bifunctional hydroxymethylpyrimidine kinase/phosphomethylpyrimidine kinase, translated as MAAPPRVLTVAGSDSGGGAGIQADLKTMLALGVHGMSVLTAVTAQNSRGVHGAWELPAEAVRAQYRAVVDDIGVQAVKTGMLSSTVLVETVAELLAGTPVPVVVDPVGVSKHGDPLLAESALDAVRTRLLPRATVATPNLDEVAQLTGVHVRSEEHMPQAAAAVLEFGPRWVLVKGGHLPGDAVDLLTDGSAEHWLRAPRHDNRHTHGTGCTLASAIASGLARGLSVPEAVTRAKEYVTGAVAAGFALGSGIGPVDHGWELGGRGRGRGQGR; from the coding sequence TTGGCGGCCCCGCCCCGCGTACTGACCGTGGCCGGGTCCGACTCGGGCGGCGGCGCGGGCATCCAGGCCGATCTGAAGACGATGCTGGCGCTCGGTGTGCACGGGATGAGTGTGCTCACCGCGGTGACCGCCCAGAACTCCCGTGGCGTGCACGGCGCTTGGGAGCTGCCCGCCGAGGCGGTACGGGCCCAGTACCGCGCCGTGGTGGACGACATCGGCGTCCAGGCGGTCAAGACCGGCATGCTCTCCTCGACGGTCCTCGTGGAAACCGTGGCCGAACTCCTCGCCGGTACACCGGTTCCCGTCGTGGTGGACCCGGTCGGCGTCTCCAAACACGGCGATCCGCTGCTCGCCGAGTCCGCCCTGGACGCGGTACGCACCCGGCTGCTGCCCCGCGCCACGGTGGCCACTCCCAACCTCGACGAAGTGGCGCAACTCACGGGCGTACACGTGCGGTCGGAGGAGCACATGCCCCAAGCGGCGGCCGCCGTCCTGGAGTTCGGGCCGCGCTGGGTGCTCGTCAAGGGCGGCCATCTGCCCGGCGACGCCGTGGACCTGCTCACCGACGGCTCGGCGGAACACTGGCTGCGCGCCCCGCGTCACGACAACCGGCACACCCACGGCACCGGCTGCACCCTGGCCAGCGCGATCGCCTCCGGTCTCGCCCGTGGCCTTTCGGTGCCGGAGGCGGTGACCAGGGCCAAGGAGTACGTGACCGGCGCGGTGGCGGCCGGCTTCGCGCTCGGCTCGGGGATCGGGCCGGTGGATCACGGCTGGGAGCTGGGCGGACGGGGCCGGGGCCGGGGTCAGGGCCGCTGA
- the rpmB gene encoding 50S ribosomal protein L28, producing the protein MAANCDVCGKGPGFGNNISHSHRRTPRRWNPNIQRVRAVVGGTPKRLNVCTSCIKAGKVAR; encoded by the coding sequence GTGGCTGCCAACTGCGACGTCTGCGGCAAGGGGCCGGGCTTCGGCAACAACATCTCGCACTCGCACCGCCGTACGCCGCGACGCTGGAACCCGAACATCCAGCGCGTGCGTGCCGTGGTCGGCGGGACGCCGAAGCGGCTCAACGTCTGCACCTCGTGCATCAAGGCCGGTAAGGTCGCGCGCTGA